From Humibacter ginsenosidimutans, a single genomic window includes:
- a CDS encoding sugar phosphate isomerase/epimerase family protein has protein sequence MTTSPVSVQLYTVREALQDDLQGTLNKLAEAGYTQVEPFAFTDFPGLGDALAAAGLAAPTTHVHLLGESDEKIAEIFDAARALGILTVIDPHVPAERWTTAEDIDETAAQLNHAATIAAEHGVRVGYHNHAHEFENKIEGRNALEYFVDRLDPDVVIELDTYWVAVGGENPVEVLKRLGDRVVAIHVKDGPGTKETKDQVAVGSGSLPVRDIIEAAPNALRVVELDDSRDNRFTAVIDSIAFLTKEGLA, from the coding sequence GTGACCACCTCACCCGTATCCGTGCAGCTCTACACCGTGCGCGAGGCGCTGCAGGATGACCTGCAGGGCACTCTGAACAAGCTCGCCGAAGCGGGCTACACGCAGGTTGAGCCCTTCGCCTTCACCGACTTCCCCGGACTCGGCGACGCGCTCGCCGCTGCCGGGCTCGCCGCCCCGACCACTCACGTGCACCTGCTCGGTGAGAGCGACGAGAAGATCGCCGAGATCTTCGACGCCGCGCGGGCACTGGGCATCCTCACCGTGATTGACCCCCACGTGCCCGCGGAGCGCTGGACCACGGCGGAGGACATCGACGAGACGGCCGCGCAGTTGAACCACGCGGCGACGATCGCCGCCGAGCACGGCGTGCGGGTGGGTTACCACAACCACGCGCACGAGTTCGAGAACAAGATCGAGGGACGCAACGCGCTCGAGTACTTCGTCGACCGGCTCGACCCCGATGTCGTCATCGAGCTCGACACCTACTGGGTGGCGGTCGGAGGCGAGAACCCCGTCGAGGTGCTGAAGCGCCTCGGCGACCGTGTGGTCGCCATCCACGTCAAAGACGGCCCAGGCACCAAGGAGACCAAGGACCAGGTCGCGGTCGGCAGCGGATCGCTGCCCGTGCGCGACATCATCGAGGCCGCCCCGAACGCGCTGCGAGTCGTCGAGCTCGACGACTCGAGAGACAACCGCTTCACCGCCGTGATCGACAGCATCGCGTTCCTCACGAAGGAGGGCCTGGCGTGA
- a CDS encoding APC family permease, with the protein MSQQETRSVERTEAPGSLAPRRLGVWAIVFFVVSAAAPLTVVASAAPTGFRIGGIGGPGAMLAAGVVLILFSVGFTAMTRYVRNAGAFYIYGARGLGKPTGIGIALLTIFSYGFLCVCFYGFVGFFGQSTFKDLFNVDLPWWVYALVALVIVGILGYRHIDVGAKVLATLLTAEVLILLILAVAVLINGGPEPISFASFAPQNVFFAAGSGALFVFGFGAYLGFEGTAIYTEEAKNPKRTVPAATYIAITFLAVFYAFTFWMLTVAFGANGVLKLAAGNDFQDMVFNAAGSYLGAWASIVMRILIVTSFFACLLAFHNACSRYLFSMGRERLLPRAFARTHGTTRAPHVASLVLTVISLLAIVVTILTGTDPFLGFALPTYSIGVAGLVFAQAVAAISVVGFFARNRRGHSVWRVIIAPALGALGLIVGFVLIATNFDLVTGLEGPINWILLLPTPVLFIGGIIAGFVLKAKRPQHYAELTTIATGGDDEANVTEQQVAEQP; encoded by the coding sequence ATGTCTCAGCAAGAAACCCGCAGTGTCGAACGAACGGAGGCGCCGGGATCTCTCGCCCCGCGCCGCCTCGGAGTCTGGGCGATCGTGTTCTTCGTCGTCTCGGCTGCAGCCCCGCTCACCGTCGTGGCCAGTGCGGCGCCCACCGGATTCCGCATCGGCGGCATCGGCGGACCGGGAGCCATGCTCGCAGCGGGCGTGGTGCTCATCCTCTTCTCCGTGGGCTTCACGGCCATGACGAGGTACGTGCGCAACGCCGGCGCCTTCTACATCTACGGTGCGCGCGGTCTCGGCAAGCCGACCGGCATCGGCATCGCGCTGCTGACGATCTTCTCGTACGGCTTTCTCTGCGTGTGCTTCTACGGCTTCGTCGGCTTCTTCGGCCAGTCCACGTTCAAAGACCTGTTCAACGTCGACCTGCCGTGGTGGGTCTACGCGCTGGTGGCACTGGTGATCGTGGGCATCCTCGGTTACCGGCACATCGACGTAGGGGCCAAGGTGCTGGCGACGCTGCTCACCGCCGAGGTGTTGATCCTGCTCATCCTCGCGGTGGCCGTGCTCATCAACGGCGGGCCCGAGCCGATCTCGTTCGCCTCGTTCGCCCCGCAGAACGTGTTCTTCGCCGCGGGCAGCGGAGCCCTTTTCGTCTTCGGCTTCGGCGCCTACCTCGGTTTCGAGGGCACGGCCATCTACACCGAGGAGGCGAAGAACCCGAAGCGCACAGTTCCGGCTGCCACCTACATCGCCATCACGTTCCTCGCCGTCTTCTACGCCTTCACGTTCTGGATGCTCACCGTCGCGTTCGGCGCGAACGGCGTGCTGAAACTCGCGGCCGGCAACGACTTCCAGGACATGGTCTTCAACGCGGCGGGCTCCTACCTCGGCGCGTGGGCCTCCATCGTGATGCGCATCCTCATCGTCACGAGCTTCTTCGCCTGCCTGCTCGCGTTCCACAACGCGTGCTCGCGCTACCTGTTCTCGATGGGCCGCGAGCGGCTGCTGCCGCGCGCCTTCGCCCGCACGCACGGCACGACGAGGGCGCCGCACGTCGCGAGCCTCGTGCTCACCGTGATCTCGCTGCTGGCCATCGTGGTGACGATCTTGACCGGCACTGATCCGTTCCTCGGCTTCGCGCTGCCGACCTACTCGATCGGCGTGGCGGGCCTGGTGTTCGCGCAGGCGGTCGCCGCGATCTCGGTCGTCGGATTCTTCGCCCGCAACCGCAGAGGCCACAGCGTGTGGCGGGTGATCATCGCGCCGGCGCTCGGCGCGCTCGGGCTCATCGTCGGCTTCGTGCTCATCGCCACGAACTTCGACCTGGTGACAGGGCTGGAGGGGCCGATCAACTGGATTCTGCTGTTGCCGACACCCGTGCTCTTCATCGGCGGCATCATCGCCGGATTCGTGCTGAAGGCCAAGCGACCGCAGCACTACGCTGAGCTCACCACCATCGCCACCGGCGGTGACGACGAGGCGAATGTCACCGAGCAGCAGGTCGCCGAGCAGCCCTGA
- a CDS encoding DmpA family aminopeptidase: MTTSQRPDGSGLRARDLGIPLPGETGRFNAITDVPGLEVGYVTLVEGERVRTGVTGILPRGREGVGVPVAAAVHSFNGNGELTGRSWIDESGSFSMPIGITNSHAIGAVHSGIDAWVAEHRPEVAAQWMLPVVGETWDGYLNDINGQHVRAEHAAAALDAATGGPIAEGCVGGGTGMNCYGFKGGSGTASRLVRHGSTTYTVGAFIQANFGGRAELMLGGMTLGRDSAAPNPMDDTDWFALDATRSRSGAGSAIVVIATDAPLLPGQCAALARRGPLGLGRSGTAGSHFSGDIMLAFSTANAGGLTSRIPAGPATDADYESLTFVPWGHLDPVYTAVVQAVDEAVWNALVAADDMTGRDGHFSPALPHDEIRAAVKRLAR, encoded by the coding sequence ATGACCACGTCACAAAGGCCCGACGGCTCCGGCCTTCGGGCCCGCGATCTCGGCATCCCGCTGCCCGGTGAGACCGGCCGATTCAACGCCATCACCGACGTGCCGGGTCTCGAGGTGGGCTACGTCACGCTGGTCGAGGGCGAGCGGGTGCGCACGGGCGTGACGGGCATCCTCCCCCGCGGCCGCGAAGGCGTCGGCGTGCCGGTCGCGGCCGCCGTGCACTCGTTCAACGGCAACGGCGAGCTCACCGGCAGGTCGTGGATCGACGAGTCGGGATCGTTCTCGATGCCCATCGGCATCACCAACTCGCACGCGATCGGAGCCGTGCATTCCGGCATCGACGCGTGGGTCGCCGAGCACCGGCCCGAGGTCGCGGCCCAATGGATGCTCCCCGTCGTCGGCGAGACCTGGGACGGCTACCTCAACGACATCAACGGGCAGCACGTGCGTGCCGAACACGCCGCAGCCGCGTTGGATGCCGCCACCGGCGGCCCGATCGCGGAGGGCTGCGTGGGCGGCGGCACCGGCATGAACTGCTACGGCTTCAAGGGCGGCTCCGGCACGGCGTCGCGGCTCGTGCGCCACGGTTCGACGACATACACCGTCGGGGCGTTCATCCAGGCGAACTTCGGGGGTCGCGCGGAGCTGATGCTCGGCGGCATGACGCTCGGGCGCGACTCCGCGGCGCCGAACCCGATGGACGACACCGACTGGTTCGCGCTGGATGCCACGCGCTCCCGCTCCGGCGCCGGCTCGGCCATCGTGGTCATCGCCACCGACGCGCCGTTGCTGCCCGGCCAGTGCGCGGCGCTCGCCCGCCGAGGTCCGCTCGGCCTCGGACGCAGCGGCACGGCCGGCAGCCATTTCTCCGGCGACATCATGCTCGCCTTCTCCACCGCGAACGCGGGCGGGCTCACCTCGCGCATCCCCGCGGGACCTGCGACGGATGCCGATTACGAGTCGCTCACGTTCGTGCCGTGGGGGCACCTCGACCCGGTCTACACGGCCGTGGTGCAGGCCGTGGACGAGGCCGTGTGGAACGCCTTGGTCGCCGCCGACGACATGACAGGCCGCGACGGACACTTCAGCCCCGCGCTGCCGCACGACGAGATCCGGGCGGCGGTGAAGCGGCTGGCGCGCTGA
- a CDS encoding MarR family winged helix-turn-helix transcriptional regulator — MMSRSETKRPSTGVDASSPAALPAEAAGSASPLDNAGLLADLVTVQMQLFEAVDRRLRAELDLLLIALLPLRYIDRTPDCRVQELADGLGLTVGGASKSVDRLERSGWVERAAHPTDRRSSILELTEAGKGMLAKGLAIAADETSQRLGRALDPDQVVELGGMLRRLRVANADSQLDPPRR; from the coding sequence ATGATGTCCAGATCAGAGACGAAGCGACCTTCGACGGGTGTCGATGCGAGCAGCCCAGCGGCGCTGCCGGCAGAGGCGGCCGGCTCCGCGAGCCCGTTGGACAACGCCGGCCTGCTCGCCGACCTCGTGACGGTGCAGATGCAGCTGTTCGAGGCGGTGGACAGGCGGCTGCGGGCCGAGCTCGATCTGTTGCTGATCGCTCTGCTTCCCCTGCGGTACATCGACCGCACGCCGGACTGTCGCGTTCAGGAACTCGCCGACGGCCTCGGGCTCACGGTCGGCGGTGCGAGCAAGTCCGTCGACCGGCTGGAGCGCAGTGGCTGGGTCGAACGGGCGGCGCACCCGACCGACCGTCGGTCCTCGATACTGGAGCTCACGGAGGCGGGGAAGGGGATGCTGGCCAAGGGCCTGGCGATCGCCGCCGACGAGACTTCGCAGCGTCTCGGTCGCGCTCTGGATCCCGACCAGGTGGTCGAATTGGGCGGCATGCTCCGTCGCCTTCGCGTGGCGAACGCCGACTCGCAGCTCGACCCTCCGCGGCGCTGA
- a CDS encoding ROK family protein, which yields MPVPPPPTARTAESSAGALVPRDSADLLAVLRDGTPRTRAQLAHETGLARSTVAARLEALMDADLIAAAADAASSGGRPPARVTFNAGARVVLAVDLGATHGVIALADLAGTVLLTEAAPLTIADGPERVLGWALETAKRLLKASRRPARDLAGVGVGVPGPVEHSTGMPINPPIMPGWDRFDIPAFIRQTFDVPVLVDNDVNVLALGEHAVSWPREDDLLFVKVSTGIGLGIIAGGSLQRGAAGSAGDLGHVRVPFTRDTPRHGDEDADLEALASGPAIARYVAERGTPAATSADVLALARAGNADAVAGIRQAGRDLGEVLATCVNLFNPSVIVVGGSIARAGEHLLAGIREVVYRQSTPLATQHLQIVPAAAGETGGVLGAAIMAAQHVLEPA from the coding sequence ATGCCGGTGCCGCCTCCCCCCACAGCGCGCACCGCCGAGTCCTCCGCCGGCGCGCTCGTGCCGAGAGACTCCGCCGACCTGCTCGCGGTTCTCCGCGACGGCACGCCCCGCACGAGGGCGCAGCTGGCGCACGAGACGGGGCTTGCGAGGTCGACCGTCGCCGCACGCCTCGAGGCCTTGATGGATGCCGACCTCATCGCAGCCGCCGCCGACGCGGCATCCTCTGGCGGACGCCCTCCCGCGAGGGTGACCTTCAACGCCGGTGCGCGCGTGGTGCTCGCCGTCGACCTCGGAGCCACTCACGGGGTGATCGCCCTCGCCGACCTGGCGGGCACGGTGCTGCTCACCGAGGCTGCGCCGCTGACGATCGCGGACGGCCCGGAACGCGTGCTCGGCTGGGCGCTGGAGACGGCGAAGCGGCTGCTGAAGGCGAGCCGGCGCCCCGCACGCGATCTGGCGGGAGTCGGCGTCGGCGTGCCAGGTCCGGTCGAGCACTCGACGGGTATGCCGATCAACCCGCCGATCATGCCCGGCTGGGACCGCTTCGACATTCCCGCCTTCATCAGGCAGACGTTCGACGTTCCCGTGCTGGTCGACAACGACGTGAACGTGCTCGCCCTCGGCGAGCACGCCGTGTCATGGCCGCGCGAAGACGATCTGCTGTTCGTCAAGGTGTCGACCGGCATCGGCCTCGGCATCATCGCGGGAGGCAGCCTGCAGCGCGGCGCCGCAGGCTCGGCCGGCGACCTCGGCCACGTGCGCGTGCCGTTCACCCGCGACACCCCGCGGCACGGCGACGAGGACGCCGACCTCGAGGCGCTCGCGAGCGGTCCGGCGATCGCACGGTACGTCGCCGAGCGCGGCACGCCAGCCGCGACGAGCGCCGACGTGCTCGCGCTGGCACGTGCGGGCAACGCGGATGCCGTCGCGGGCATCCGGCAGGCCGGTCGCGACCTCGGCGAGGTGCTCGCCACCTGCGTCAACCTGTTCAACCCGTCGGTCATCGTGGTCGGCGGATCGATCGCGCGTGCGGGAGAGCACCTTCTCGCCGGCATCCGCGAGGTGGTCTACCGGCAGTCGACGCCGCTGGCGACGCAGCACCTGCAGATCGTGCCGGCCGCGGCGGGCGAGACCGGTGGCGTGCTGGGCGCCGCGATCATGGCCGCACAACACGTGCTCGAGCCGGCCTGA
- a CDS encoding alpha/beta hydrolase, translated as MTITFDDRDIAGHAPSAAVLDLRKRYADDIGVRPVAADVTTADMLLDGIPAIDVRTPGVRDDGVLLWVHGGAYVAGFARAAVGLAGGIARGARIRAASVEYRLAPEHPFPAPLDDVLTAYRALLHEGVPVDRIAFGGESAGGGLVLSALVALRDAGEPLPAAAVVLSPWTDLSLSGGSIATKASADPVLSEAALRPDALDYLAGCDARDPRISTAFADLTGLPPLAVHVGSHEVLLDDAVRLAARAAEADVQVELTVYPREHHGFEHGEMADASSRGSLHAAGEFLRRQLDR; from the coding sequence ATGACCATCACATTCGACGATCGCGACATCGCGGGACACGCGCCGAGCGCGGCGGTGCTCGACCTTCGAAAGCGCTACGCCGACGACATCGGCGTGCGACCGGTCGCCGCCGACGTGACGACCGCCGACATGCTGCTCGACGGCATCCCCGCGATCGACGTGCGCACACCGGGCGTGCGCGACGATGGCGTGCTGCTCTGGGTGCACGGCGGCGCCTACGTCGCCGGTTTCGCTCGTGCCGCCGTCGGACTCGCGGGCGGCATCGCGCGCGGCGCAAGGATCAGGGCAGCCTCCGTCGAGTACCGGCTGGCACCGGAGCATCCCTTCCCCGCTCCCCTCGACGATGTGCTGACCGCGTATCGGGCACTTCTTCACGAGGGCGTTCCAGTCGATCGCATCGCGTTCGGCGGCGAATCGGCCGGCGGCGGCCTCGTGCTCTCCGCACTGGTCGCGCTGCGCGACGCGGGCGAGCCTCTTCCGGCGGCCGCTGTCGTGCTCTCGCCATGGACTGACCTGAGCCTGAGCGGTGGCAGCATCGCCACGAAGGCCTCGGCCGATCCGGTGCTGTCCGAGGCCGCATTGCGCCCCGACGCTCTCGACTACCTGGCCGGCTGTGATGCCCGCGACCCGCGCATCAGCACGGCGTTCGCCGACCTCACCGGACTGCCGCCACTGGCCGTGCACGTCGGATCGCACGAGGTTCTGCTCGACGACGCGGTGCGACTCGCGGCCCGCGCGGCCGAGGCCGACGTGCAGGTCGAGCTCACCGTGTATCCACGCGAACACCACGGCTTCGAGCACGGCGAGATGGCGGATGCCTCCTCCCGCGGTTCCCTGCACGCGGCAGGCGAATTCCTCCGGCGGCAGCTCGACCGCTGA
- a CDS encoding TetR family transcriptional regulator produces the protein MSEQQKRALRRAELISATRRVAGRHGIRGTNVRAVAAEASVSAGSVLYYFSSFDELMYATVEGVLEEMYEQRRVIAEREAEPRERILALIRAGVPDHISDELRMAYESVPLLREEPRFRPLHRSIVERQVMLYRSTIEVGAALGAFAPTAPIATVARNIVALEDAYDLYPLIGLEHPTELYRANIVSYAELALGCSLTEQSAG, from the coding sequence GTGTCGGAGCAGCAGAAGCGAGCCCTGCGCCGCGCGGAACTCATCTCCGCGACGCGCAGGGTGGCAGGCCGGCACGGCATCCGCGGCACCAACGTGCGCGCCGTCGCCGCGGAGGCCTCGGTGAGCGCCGGCAGCGTGTTGTACTACTTCTCCAGCTTCGACGAGCTGATGTACGCCACCGTCGAGGGTGTGCTCGAGGAGATGTACGAGCAGCGCCGCGTGATCGCCGAGCGGGAGGCGGAGCCGCGGGAGCGCATCCTCGCGCTCATTCGTGCCGGTGTGCCCGATCACATCAGCGACGAGCTGCGCATGGCGTACGAGAGTGTGCCGCTGCTGCGGGAGGAACCGCGGTTCAGGCCGCTGCACCGTTCGATCGTTGAACGGCAGGTGATGCTCTACCGCAGCACCATCGAGGTGGGCGCGGCGCTCGGCGCCTTCGCCCCGACCGCGCCGATCGCCACGGTGGCCCGCAACATCGTGGCGCTCGAAGATGCCTACGACCTGTACCCGCTGATCGGGCTCGAGCATCCGACCGAGCTGTATCGCGCGAACATCGTGTCGTACGCGGAGCTCGCGCTGGGATGCTCGCTGACGGAGCAGTCGGCGGGGTAG
- a CDS encoding YqaJ viral recombinase family protein, producing MLSLFDDEQEYPRVYPHERRILAHSSDRVAWLRARARGITATDVAKLSTPASVIAAARQKVYGSGFSGNAYTEHGKAREPQIAQWMLREHGIAGSDALFHAERERRHLATPDGLAVRDGGRLELAEIKTTNKAWRSIPRHYLRQIWWQQYVLGAERTLFVWEQHDDFVPIGDPQCRWVDRDDREITALVGLATQLIATLAAGSV from the coding sequence ATGCTCTCGCTCTTCGACGACGAGCAGGAGTATCCGCGGGTCTACCCGCACGAGCGGCGCATCCTCGCCCATTCCTCCGACCGTGTCGCCTGGCTGCGTGCCAGGGCCCGCGGCATCACGGCGACCGACGTGGCGAAGCTGTCGACGCCCGCCTCGGTGATCGCCGCCGCGAGACAGAAGGTCTACGGAAGCGGATTCAGCGGCAACGCCTACACCGAGCACGGCAAGGCGCGCGAGCCGCAGATCGCCCAGTGGATGCTCCGCGAGCACGGCATCGCGGGCAGCGACGCGCTGTTCCACGCCGAGCGCGAGCGCCGGCATCTCGCCACCCCGGATGGGCTCGCGGTGCGCGACGGCGGGCGCCTCGAGCTCGCGGAGATCAAGACCACGAACAAGGCGTGGCGGAGCATCCCGCGGCACTACCTACGTCAGATCTGGTGGCAGCAGTACGTGCTCGGCGCCGAGCGCACCCTGTTCGTGTGGGAGCAGCACGACGACTTCGTGCCGATCGGCGACCCGCAGTGCCGATGGGTCGATCGCGACGACCGCGAGATCACGGCTCTCGTGGGCCTTGCGACGCAGCTGATCGCGACGCTGGCCGCCGGCAGCGTGTGA
- the aceB gene encoding malate synthase A, translating to MNTNEEHEPRIEVTAPLGERYDEMLSAGALGFLADLHDRFASRRHDLLAERMRRRVEIANGRDPQFMPETAWIRQDLTWRVAGAAPGLEDRRVEITGPTDRKMSINALNSGARVWLADQEDATSPTWANVVEGQLSLHDAICGILSFTSAEGKEYRVTAERTPTIVMRPRGWHLAEKHLHFVDRQGRSLPASGSLVDFGLYFWHNAQRLVDAGRGPYFYLPKIESHEEARLWNDVFVFAQQRIGMPRGTVRATVLIETLPAAFQMEEILYQLREHCAGLNAGRWDYLFSIIKTYRSRGSEYVLPDRTQLTMTTPFMRAYTELLVATCHRRGAYAIGGMSAFIPNRRDPEVTERAFAKVTDDKRREAGDGFDGTWVAHPDLIPIAQAEFDAVLGERPNQLERTRDDMHVTASDLLAFKGAGGEVTLAGVRDDIAVTLRYVESWLRGVGAAAIDNLMEDAATAEIARSQLWQWIENETVTAEGERIDVELVHRLRDEVLGQLPRTASDRFDDAVKVLEQVALRPEYPAFLTVMAYTRYLGETPTTESTTQPETPAQPKSAREHARLVGERDELPIAV from the coding sequence ATGAACACGAATGAAGAACACGAACCCCGCATCGAGGTGACCGCGCCGCTCGGCGAGCGCTACGACGAGATGCTCTCCGCCGGAGCTCTCGGCTTTCTCGCCGACCTGCACGACCGCTTCGCGTCGCGACGCCACGACCTGCTGGCCGAGAGGATGCGCCGCCGCGTCGAGATCGCGAACGGTCGCGACCCGCAGTTCATGCCCGAGACGGCATGGATCCGGCAGGACCTGACCTGGCGGGTCGCCGGCGCGGCGCCCGGCCTCGAAGACCGCCGCGTCGAGATCACCGGTCCGACCGACCGCAAGATGAGCATCAACGCGCTGAACTCCGGCGCCCGCGTCTGGCTGGCAGACCAGGAGGACGCAACGAGCCCCACCTGGGCCAACGTCGTCGAGGGGCAACTTTCTCTGCACGACGCGATCTGCGGCATCCTCTCGTTCACAAGCGCCGAGGGCAAGGAGTACCGCGTCACCGCCGAGCGCACGCCCACGATCGTGATGCGCCCGCGCGGCTGGCACCTGGCCGAGAAGCACCTGCACTTCGTCGACCGGCAGGGGCGCAGCCTGCCGGCATCCGGAAGCCTCGTCGACTTCGGCCTGTACTTCTGGCACAACGCGCAGCGCCTGGTCGACGCCGGTCGTGGCCCATACTTCTACCTGCCGAAGATCGAGAGCCACGAAGAGGCGCGGCTGTGGAACGACGTCTTCGTCTTCGCGCAGCAGCGCATCGGGATGCCTCGCGGCACCGTGCGTGCCACCGTGCTGATCGAGACCCTGCCCGCCGCGTTCCAGATGGAGGAGATCCTCTACCAGCTGCGCGAGCACTGCGCCGGACTCAACGCCGGACGCTGGGATTACCTGTTCAGCATCATCAAGACCTACCGCTCCCGTGGGAGCGAGTACGTGCTGCCCGACCGCACACAACTCACCATGACGACGCCGTTCATGCGCGCCTACACCGAGCTGCTGGTCGCCACGTGCCACCGGCGGGGCGCATATGCCATCGGCGGCATGAGCGCGTTCATCCCGAACCGACGTGACCCCGAGGTCACCGAGCGCGCGTTCGCGAAGGTCACCGACGACAAGCGCCGAGAAGCGGGTGACGGCTTCGACGGCACGTGGGTGGCGCATCCCGATCTGATCCCGATCGCCCAGGCCGAGTTCGACGCCGTGCTCGGCGAGCGGCCGAACCAGCTCGAGCGCACGAGGGACGACATGCACGTCACGGCGTCCGACCTGCTCGCCTTCAAGGGGGCGGGTGGGGAGGTGACGCTCGCCGGCGTGCGCGACGACATCGCCGTCACGCTGCGCTACGTCGAGTCGTGGCTGCGCGGCGTCGGCGCCGCGGCCATCGACAACCTCATGGAGGATGCCGCCACTGCGGAGATCGCCCGCTCGCAGCTCTGGCAGTGGATCGAGAACGAGACCGTCACGGCAGAGGGCGAACGCATCGATGTCGAACTCGTGCACCGGCTGCGCGACGAGGTGCTCGGTCAGCTGCCGCGCACGGCATCCGATCGCTTCGACGACGCCGTGAAGGTGCTCGAGCAGGTCGCACTGCGGCCCGAGTACCCGGCGTTCCTCACGGTGATGGCGTACACGCGGTACCTGGGAGAGACGCCGACGACCGAATCGACCACTCAGCCGGAGACCCCGGCCCAGCCGAAGTCGGCGCGCGAGCACGCGCGGCTCGTCGGCGAGCGCGACGAGCTGCCGATCGCGGTGTGA
- a CDS encoding DUF167 domain-containing protein codes for MAAPLAPRRLTVRVTPGSRKGPLVEPTDAWPGVELLVFVRERAVDGAANDAVVRALASYLEVRPADVRIVRGGSSRVKLIEVGG; via the coding sequence ATGGCGGCGCCGCTCGCCCCGCGCCGCCTGACCGTTCGCGTCACGCCTGGCAGCCGCAAGGGCCCGCTGGTCGAGCCGACCGACGCCTGGCCGGGCGTGGAGCTGCTGGTGTTCGTGCGTGAACGAGCCGTCGATGGCGCGGCGAACGATGCCGTGGTCCGGGCGCTCGCCTCGTACCTCGAGGTTCGTCCCGCCGACGTGCGGATCGTGCGCGGCGGATCGTCGCGTGTCAAGCTCATCGAGGTGGGTGGATAG
- a CDS encoding GNAT family N-acetyltransferase has translation MTSVVIRRATAADAESLASVAAVTFPLACPPGSTREAQDAFIAVHLSEPRFAEYLVDPQRVLFVAEEGGELVGYTMVVFGEPHDADAAAAITLRPAAELSKCYVLPGHHGAGVSARLMEASIDAAREAGAAGMWLGVNEENERAQRFYAKSGFERVGVKHFLVGEVLEDDYVYERALAPEAATR, from the coding sequence ATGACTTCGGTAGTGATCAGGCGGGCGACGGCGGCGGATGCCGAATCACTGGCATCCGTCGCCGCCGTCACGTTTCCGCTGGCCTGCCCGCCCGGGTCGACGCGCGAGGCACAGGATGCCTTCATCGCCGTCCACCTCAGCGAGCCGCGTTTCGCCGAGTACCTCGTCGATCCGCAGCGTGTGCTGTTCGTCGCCGAAGAGGGCGGCGAGCTCGTCGGTTACACGATGGTCGTCTTCGGCGAGCCGCACGACGCGGATGCCGCGGCGGCGATCACACTGCGCCCCGCCGCGGAGCTGAGCAAGTGCTACGTGCTGCCTGGGCACCATGGCGCAGGGGTCTCGGCGCGACTCATGGAGGCATCCATCGACGCGGCCCGCGAGGCGGGCGCCGCAGGCATGTGGCTCGGCGTCAACGAGGAGAACGAGCGCGCCCAGCGCTTCTACGCCAAGAGCGGGTTCGAGCGCGTGGGCGTGAAGCACTTTCTCGTCGGCGAGGTGCTCGAAGACGACTACGTGTACGAGCGGGCGCTGGCACCGGAGGCGGCCACCCGCTGA